TTTGAAGTCTGGCCGATTCTCGGCGACATGTACCTCGAACGTGTCTACATGCTGTTCACCATGGCCATGTGGTGCATCGCTCCCGGCAAACGCTTGCTGCCCAACGTGCAACATCTGGGCGTCATCGCCTTCGCCGGCGCGGTCCTCATCACCTGGGGAATGTCCCCCTGGATGGAAGCCGGTCAGGTCGGCGTCGAAAACTGGTTCAAGGTGTTGGTCTTCTATGTGCTGCTTGTGACCAGCATCAATACGGAGAAGGACTTACGGCGAATTCTCGGCGGGTTTCTCGTCGTCATGGCGATCTATTTGTTGCACTCGCTGAAGGAATTTCTCGGCGGGCGACACGTCTACCGCATGAGCATTGCCCGGATGGTCGGCGTCGATACGTCGATGGGCGACCCAAACTCGTTCGGTTCAACGATTATCTATTCTTTACCGATCGTGACGGTCTTCTGGTCGGTGACGACCTCCAAACTGTTGCGACTGGGGCTGTTGGGATACGTCGGCCTGTGCATGCTCTGCATTCTGCTGACCGGCTCGCGCGGGTCGCTGCTGGGCCTCATCATGATCGGCGGGATTCTCATGCTTCGCAGTCGGCGTATTGTGCTGTACGGAATCCTTGCGGTGCTGTTCAGCCCGGTCATCTTCATGGCATTGCCTGAGTCGCTGCAAAATCGCTTTCATACGATCATCGATCCATCGGTCGGCCCGGCCAACGCCATCGAATCCGGGCAGGGTCGAATCGACGGGTTCTTCACCGGCATGGAATTACTCGCGGAATCGCCATTGGTCGGGATCGGCCCCGGTGCCTGGCGACCTCGAACGCGATCGATCATCGAATCGCACAATCTTTATGGCCAAGTCGCCGGCGAAATGGGGATGCTCGGCATCGTGAGCTTCTTTGGCATGGTCTTGCTCGTGTACCACAACATTCGCACAATGAACAAACTTCGTAAGCGATACCCGCCGCAATCGCCGGACGAAGAATTTCTGTATCGCACCGCGCGGGCGGTCGGCCTGATGTTCTTCATGATGTTATCATTGGGCATGTTTGGCCACAACCTGTTTCGCTACAATTGGTTATGGTTCGGCGGCATTCTCATCATCGCCCATCATTGTGTGCTGGTGCGGCTGAAACAGCGCAGCATGAATGCCGCCCCGATGCGGCTGCCTCGAGTGATGCCGGTCGGTTTCCCGCGACCGATCGGGCCAGGCTCGGGACCGATGCGAGCAGGGTGATCTCGGCGAACGCGAATCGCGGCGAACTTGCAGGGCTAGCGACTCTGCGGGTTGATCCGCGCGGGTTTCTGCCCGAACCGCCAGAAAGTCGCACCGCATCGCTTGACGAACCGCCCGGGAAATGGCATCGTCAAGAATGCGGTAAGCGATGTTCGCAGCGGGGTAATTCGCATGAATCGACGAGCATGGATCACGACGGTCGGCGGTTGGCTCTCGGCCAGCATCGCTCTGGCTCAAGATGCACCTGCACCCGAAGCCCCAGCACCTGCACCTGCCACGCCAGCCCCGGCGAACATCATCCCCAGCGGATTTCGCGGGTTCGTTGTCATCGACAACCGATACCTGGGCAAAGATGATCCCGTCACCAATCGCAACCGCAAGGGCAAACTCCACTGCCCGGTGTGCGAATTTGGCCTGAATCCATCGGTGTTGGTGATCGCTCGCAAACTCCCGACCGGTGCCGACGACCCCGTGACGAATCTGCTCATCCAATTGGACCGCTTGGGGGTGCAATTCAAATCGAGCCGCTTCGGTGTGGCGTCCATCTTTCTGACGCTGGATAAAAATATCGAAGATGACGATTATCGAGATTTGAAAATTGCGGAAGCCGAAAAATCCCTGACGGATGCCAAACTGCAAGCCTCGCAAGTGCTGATCTCCGAATCAACGATCGAAGCCCAAGGCGCACCGCAAGTTGCGCCGTCGGTTAAGGCGTTCCAGATCGACGATGCGGATGGCGTGACTGTGATCTTCTACAATCGTCTGAAGGTCATCAATCGCTGGACGTTCGCCAATTCCACCGAAGTGACCAGCGAGAAGGTCCAGACCATCACCGATGCCGTGAAAACGCTGCTGACCCCGAAATCGCGCCCCCGACCGACACTGATTCTGACGCAGCCCAACGGCTGATCCACCAACTGAATCGCATCGGACCCGCATTCCGCACACGGAAACGAGCACTGTTCTCGTTTCCGTGTTAGTGTTTCCGCATTGGTGGCCCCGCATCACTGTTTCAGTGTCGGGATTTCTTCCACGTCGGTATCCGAATGATTCAATAGCAGAAATGAGAGGACCGCGACGGCTCCCAAACCAATGGCGACCGCCCCAGCGTACCAAATGGGGGTCTGCGCGATGGCTGCTGGTCCATCCAGCGACGGGCTGATCCGCATGGCGTAGTAGCCAGCCCCGGCGAGCGCAAGGCCCGTGAAGAATCGCCATTTCGCAATCAACCGAAATGTGCGCGGCGTCGATTCGGTTTCATCGATCGAAATTTGATAGCCAGTCCATGATTGGCTTGGTCGGCTGAGTTGCGACATTTGTTCGACCTCCTGTCGGCGTGCGAGTCGGCATCCTGCCTATTGTCCTACGATAATCCCGAACGCGATTGCTGTCGAGTCGATCTCAGATTCGCGGAATTTCTTCCTTGGATTTGAACGAATTCAACAGCAACAGATCGAGAAATTGTTGGATCCAGGCGTATTGTTCGCTCTCGTGATCGATCTTAAATCGAGTAATCGCCTCCGAACGAATCCAATCCCGGAGCGATGTCCCAAACTCTTGCGACCGTGCATACCAATCGCAAACCATTTCCGCGACATAGATTTCCGGCATATTTTCCACTCCGCCCCAATATTCGGGATGGTGCGGATTCGTCTGCGTGTGCTGCGCAATGGCCATCGCCAACTTCTCCGGCGGGGCATCTGGCCCAACATGCAGATACTGCCATTCAATCCCATGGAATTTCGAGGCATCATGCACGTGGCCCAGCCCAATCAGGATGCGGCCCAAGTCGATTCGACCTTGCGCGATCAGTCGGCGGCCCAACAGCAAGCAGGCTTCGCGGACCAACTCGATATGCCGAACCAGATTCTCCAAATGCTCTTCAGGTCGATACATTTTGCCAGGCCCAAGCGAAGGAAATCGGGGACTCCGGAAGGGAATTCGCCTCCGGGAATGGCCTCAGTGTACCATGGTGGCGTTCCACGTTCCAACGCGGTTCCCTGAATGCGCCATCGATTCTGCAAACCACGCCGGCGAGGCGGACTAGATTTCCCCGGCCAGGCGGTCTACGATGAAGCATGACACGGGGACCATCAATCGACGAGCACCGGATGCATCGTCTGGGGGCAATCATGAGTGCGGCGGGGATCTTATTTGCTTGGCGAGGGCCAGACGGTTGGGAAGTCTGCTTGGCCAAGCGCTCGCTGGAGCCAGATTTGGGGAAATGGTATTGTCCGGGTGGTGGCGTCAAACATGGCGAATCACCTTGGGACGCTGCCACGCGCGAAACCTCCGAAGAATGGTGCAACGGCGATTCCGTCGTGCAATTCTTTGGGAAATATCTCCCCCATCCTGGAATCCGCTCGCTCGCCAAACAACATGTCTACCATTCCGGCGGATGGTCGTTCACCACCTATTTATTGGAAGTGACCGAAAAATTCCCACCTGGAATGATCCATCTTAATGACGAATTTCTGCCCGATTCCGCGGAATGGATCGCCGTGGGTGATTTGGTTCGCTTGCATGAGCAAGATTTGTTGCGATACAACCTCGTGCGAGCGGCCCGTGCGTTCGGATTGATCCCGCCCGGCTAAGTCGGCAGCTTCGGATCGCGCATCGACGATTCTCTCGCCCAACCCTTCCCTGCTCAAACGGTGTGCCGTTCGTTGGTGGATAATCCCATGACGGCGGCCGCAACGCCTGAGGCAGAGTCGCACTCGCATCCGCATGATGATCGATCTGTGGAAACGAAAAAGCCCCAGCAGATGGGTCGGAACCTGCTGGGGTGTGCGGTCAGTCGTGGAGTCATCTCGGCCCGGAATCAGCATCCCAGGCCGAAACGAATTTGGCGATCAGCCAACCAGAGCGCTGATGGGCTTGCCTTCGCCGGCGATGGCCATCGGGCGGCCCAGGTTATCGCGGACTTGGGTCGTGGGGTCGAGGCCCAGGCCCTTGTAAACCGTCGCGAAGACGTCTTGGATGCGGACCGGGTTGTCCTTGACGGCTTCCCCACCCGCGTCGGTCGCACCAAAGGCTTGGCCGCCCTTGATCGAACCGCCACCGACAACCACCGACCAGGCTCGCGGATAGTGATCGCGGCCACCGTTTTGGTTGATGCGAGGAGTCCGGCCGAATTCACCCATCCACATGATGACGGTGCTTTCGAGTAGCCCGCGGTCCTTGAGGTCACGGGTCAGAGCGCCCATGGCCTTGTCGAGGATGTCCAAGCGGCCAGTCATGCCGGTGGTGTGCAGAGCGGCGAAGATGTTCTGGTGCATGTCCCAGCCACCGAGCTCGACTTGCACGCAGAGCGAACCGGCTTCGACCAGCTTGCGGGCGAGCAAGCAGCCCTTGCCGAACGGGTTGTTCCCGTATTCGGCTTGCAGCGCGGTCGGTTCCTTATCGAGCGAGAACACGTCTTTGCGGCTGGAGACGACGAGGTTCAGCGCCTTGTCGTAGACATCCTTGTGAGCCTTAGCGGCGTCGGTCGGGATGCCAGTGCTGGATTGGAAGCGCGATTCCAGGCTGTTGAACAGCGTAGCGCGGCGTTCCATCCGAGTGGCCACTTCGCCCACTTCCTTGGGGGGACGAATGTTTTCCGGCGGCGAGCCCGGATTTTGGATGGTGAACGGAGCGTACTTCATGCCCAAGAAGCCACCGTTGTTGAGGCGAGCGCCGTTGATGGCGATGAACGGGGGCACATCGTTCGCTTGTTCGGCCATTTGTTGGGCCAGAACCGAACCGATTTGCGGGTATTCCACAATCGGGTTGGGCGACATGCCGGTGTGCATCAGCTGCGTGCCACGCATGTGATCGCCTTCGCTGGTGGTCAGCGAGCGGATCAGAGCGAGGTTCTTCATCTGCTTGGCGACGTTGGGCAGGTGCTCGGTCAGTTGAACGCCGCTGGCGGCGGTGTTCATCGGCTTGAACAGACCACCGTTGGGATGTCCGGGCTTGGGATCCCACAGGTCGAGGGTCGTCGGGCCACCGCTCATCCACAGAACGATCAGGCTCTTATGATTCTTCTTCATGGTCGGGGCTTGAGCGTGCAAACCCGACAGGAACGATGCGCTCGGCGCGGCCAAGGCAGACAGCCCGGCGACATGCGACATGAAATGACGACGATTCATCATTGGCAAGCCTACCCCTCAAGAGTTCCTGGGTGACCGGAAATCTCAATTGTGAGAATGCGAGTGAGACGTTGATTCAGTTTGATGCCCCGGACATTCGCTGTCAAGCAAACTCGGGTCGATGATCGTTGATTCATCGTTCCTCGCCAACACTCTCTCCGACGCAGCGAGCATTTCGGAAGTTCCCGGATTCGCTGAGAAATTTTTCGATCGGAAAATTTTACCGCTTCTGATGGGTTCCTGATTGCATGCGCCATCTTCCCAGTTACGATAAATCCATTACCACTGTGCCACTTTGTAGGGCGAATCCGCTATGCCGTCCCAGCCATCGTCTGTTGAAGTGCAGGCCGTTCGAGATCTCGCCGCCGCTTACGAGCGCATGACCGATCAAATCAGCAAGGTCATTGTCGGCCAGAAACTCGTGGTCGAACAACTGCTGATTGCCATGTTCAGCCGCGGTCACTGCCTGCTGGTGGGGGTGCCGGGGCTGGCCAAGACCCTGCTGGTCAGCACCGTCTCGAAGATTTTGCACCTGAGCTTCAAGCGGGTTCAATTTACCCCCGACTTGATGCCCTCGGACATTACCGGCACAGACATTCTGCAAGACGATCCCGAAACCGGCCGCCGAAAATTTACCTTCCTCAAAGGGCCGTTGTTCGCCAACATGGTGCTGGCGGACGAAATCAACCGGACCCCGCCGAAGACGCAAGCGGCGCTGCTGGAAGCCATGCAGGAGCATCACGTTACGGCCGGTGGCAATACCTATCCGCTCCCGGAACCGTTCTTCGTGCTCGCCACCCAAAACCCCATCGAACAAGAAGGCACCTACGCTCTGCCCGAAGCGCAGTTGGACCGCTTCATGTTCAACATCCGCGTCGAATATCCGACTCGGGATGAAGAAATTCAGATCATGAAAGCGACTACCGCTGGCCTGAAGCCCGAACTCTCTCCCGTGCTGGATGGCAAGCAAATTTTGCTGCTGCAAGACATGGTCCGAAAAATCAGCGTCGGCGATCACGTCTTTGCGTATGCGGCCGATCTGGTGCGGGCGACTCGGCCACGGGAACCGGGAGTGCCCAAGTTTGTGCCGGATCTCGTGAGTTGGGGGGCGGGTCCGCGGGCGTGTCAGTATCTGATTTTGGGTGCAAAAGCGCGGGCGATTCTGCACGGTCGCGTCCATGCCACCACGGAAGATATTCGCCAAGTTGCGTATCCGGTGCTGCGGCACCGCGTGATGACCACCTTCAATGCAGACGCCGAAGGCATTACCTCCGATCAAGTGATTTCGCGGTTGATTGAGTCGATTCCGCTGCCCCAAGAAGAGGCCGCCGGCAAAGTCCGCCGCGCGTAATTCGCCCCATGGCCAATATCCGATTCGATCCCACCGAACTCCGCAAGTATGGCGGGTTGACACTGGTCGCCCGCACACTCGTGGAAGGCTTCATTACCGGCGTGCACAAAAGCCCCTACAAGGGCTTCTCCGTCGAATTCGCGGAGCATCGCCAATACTATCCCGGCGACGAAATTCGCCACATCGATTGGCGCGCCTACGGCAAAACCGATCGCTACTACATCAAAGAATACGAAGAAGAAACCAACCTCAAATCGTATCTTCTGGTGGATGCCTCCGGGAGCATGGCCTTTCGTGGGGCACCGGGCCAACCCAGCAAGTTCGAATATGCCCAATATGTGGCCGCATCGTTGTCGTATATGATGCTGCACCAGATGGATGCGGTGGGGCTGATTACGCACGACACCAAGGTGCGCTCGCTGATTCCGCCGCATGCCAACACCAAGCACCTGCTGCAATTGATTTCCACGCTGGAAAAAACCACTCCCGGCGACGAAACCAGCATGGGCAAAATCTGGCACGAACTCGCCGCCCACCACCTCAAGCGCCGGGGGATGGTGTTCATTCTCTCGGATTTCTTCGACAACATCGATTCGCTGGTGCGGGCCTTGCAGCATTTGCGGCATCGGCGTCACGAAGTCGTGCTGCTGCAAATCCTTGCGCCCGAGGAAATCGAATTTCCCTACTCCCGCATGACGCAGTTTCGCAACCTGGAAATCGGGGCAAACAAGCTGCTTGTCGATCCACGACGGATTCGGGAAGAATATCTGAAAAATTTTGAGAATTTCTGCACGACCCTGCGTCGCAAAGCGGGCGATCTCAAAATCGATTATCACCTGCTGCGAACGGATCAGCCCGCCGACCGTGCGCTGGGGATCTACCTGACCGTCCGCAACCAACGAGCCTAAGCCGAGTTGTCTCGAAGGAACGCATCCGATGTTTTCGATGCTCTACGGCTTGGTCGCCGTCTCGATTCCGCCGATTATCCACCTGCTCAGCCGCAAGCGGTTCGACATTGTGGATTGGGCCGCGATGCAGTTTTTGCAAGTCAGCGAGCGCACCCGCCGCAAGGTGTTCCTGGAAGAACTCCTGCTGATGCTGATTCGCATGCTGCTGATTGCGCTGTTGGTGCTGTCGTTGGCCGCGCTCACCACCACCTTCAGCATGTTCGGAGCACTGGGCATTCAACCCAGCCGCGATGTCGTGCTGGTGATCGACGGCTCCGCGAGCATGGGGTACATTCACAACGGGAAATCCGCCCAAGCCGCCGCCCAGGAACAAGCCAAAGCGATCTTGCAGCAGTTGCAACCGGGCGATCATGTGGGAGTGGTTTTGGCCCGCGATGTGGCCAAGCCGCTGCAACCGAATCTGAGCGTCGATTCCTCCGCCGTGGGCAGTCTGCTGGAAAATCTCCCCGAACCGCGCGGCGGAGTCGATTGGCCGGGAGCGATCCAAGAATCGCTGCAACTGCTGAAAACATCCAAACAATCGCGGCGCGAAATCATCATTCTCACGGATACGCAACGCTCCGGCTGGTCGGAAGATCGGGCCTTGGAACGCTGGGAATTGCTGACGCAGAAAATCAAAGCCGAGGGGGCGAAACTCCCCTCGCTGTCGGTGCTGAATGTCGCCCCGGATCGTCCCAAAGAAGTCACCAACTGGTCGCTGGTGCCGCTGCGGGCCGGTCGGAATGTGGCTGCGGTCGGTCGAGAAGTGCGGTTTCGCGGCATGCTGCAATCGCACGGGCCGGAAGGCACCCCACCGGGGAAAATCCGCATCCTGATGGATGGCCGCCCCGCTGGCGAAGTGTCGCAACTCGGTCAGTCCGGCGAGCGAGGCCGATTGCCCTTCAGCTTCAATCTCACCTTCGCCACGGCGGGTTCGCATCTGGTGACGGTGCAAATTGCCGATGATCCCCTGGCCGCGGATAATCGCCAAGATTTCGCCATGGAAGTCGTCAATGCCGTCCCGATTCTGATCATCGACGGCGATTCGCGGCCCAATCAGCGGCAGCGCACCAGCGATTTCATGCGGGATGCCCTCGCCCCGATGCGAGATCCCGCTCCGGCATTTGTCACGCAAGTGGTGACCAGCAGCCAATTTACGCCGGAAATGCTCACCCGCCCACTCAACGCCGATCCAGCGACTGTGCCGCGCGTATTGATTCTCAGCGATGTCCCACGATTGGAACCGAATCAATATCAGGCCGTGGAAGCATTCCTGGCCAGTGGCGGCGGTGTGCTGGTCACGCTGGGCACGCGAGCCGATGCCGCCTTTGCGAATGAACGCTGGTATCGCGAAGGCAACGGTTGGCTGCCCGCGGAGTTGGTCGAACCGATCGGCCTGGCCAACGACCTGAAGCAAGCCGTGCAGTTGCGACCGGCCAGCCTCACGCATCCGGCCTTGGAGCGATTCCGCGAACCCGGCCCCGGAAGCCTGTTGAGTGCCTATTTCCCCCGACATTGGAAGCTAAAATTGGGCGAACAATCGTCGGCAGTCCCCATCGCCGGGTTCCTGGATGGCGATCCGCTGTTTGTCGAGCGCAGCTTCGGCAAAGGTCGCGTGATTCTCAGTTCGATCGGCCTGGACAACGGCTGGCGCACGAATCTCACCGATTTGATGGATTATCCGCGGATGATGCACGAATTGGGATTCTATCTGGCCAGTGGTCGCAGCCCGGCGACGAATCTCGAACCCGGCCGCCCGATTGTGTTTACGCCGATTCAACCCGAACCGCCCGGCCCGGTATCGGTCAAACCGCCGGAAGGGATCACCCGGCGATTGGACGTGAGCGAATGGCCCGCCATCGACGAACAGACCCGCGATCCGGGTGTGTATCAACTCACCACCGAGCGCGGGCAAATTGGCTATTTCGTGGTGCAAAGCGACGCCAGCGAATCCGAATTGACCCCGCTGACCGACAGCGACAAGGAACGACTCGCCAAGCCGTTGCCCGATTTGCGATTTGCCGATTCGACCGAGACGATCTTCTCCACGGAAAATCTGCCACCCGAGGAGCATGATTTGTGGTGGATTCTGATGCTGGGCGTGGTGGTGATGATGCTCAGCGAAATTTGGTTCACACGCACAATTGCCCTGCGAGCTGCCAGTGGCGGCATCTGATTGCGTGTGGGGGTGCCCGTTGACAATCCCGGACTCCGGGGATGGAGCGTGTTTGGCATGGCTAGTGTGACACTCCCGTTGACCGATGCCTCCTTGCATCTGGCACCGCAGCTCTCCAACGCCTCGTTGACGGTGAATTTTCTCATCTTCGGGCTTGGATTTGGCCTGCTCATGATGCTGGCCGGTGTGCTGTATCGCTACGAATTGCGGCTGATCGCCCCAAGTTCCGCGCGCATGCTTCTGGGACTGCGCTGCCTGGGACTCGCAATCCTCTGGGCCATCATCTGGCTCAAGCCCGTCGTCCAGCGACCATCCTCCGAGACTCTCCCCTCGCAGGTGGTGATCGCCCTGGATCGCTCCTCGAGTATGCAGACCGTGGACCCGCAGCGGACACCCAAAGAAAAGTTGCAACTGCTGCTGCGGTATCAGTTTGCGGCGGATCTCGTGGACAACGCCACGCTCACCAAATGGATCGATGCGTGCTACGATGACGCGGCACCGGGATTCCGGCTGGCCAGCGGCAGCGAGGATTGGGAAAGCAAAAAACGCTACGATGCCGTCATCGCCCGCGCCGATTCGATCACACGGGCGATGATTTCCCAAAAACTACTGGTGCCCGAAGACAAGCCCGGTTTGCTGGAAGGCATCGCGACGAAGCAAACGATGTCGGTGGAAGGCTTTGCGCAAGAATCGACTCCACTGCCGAATGAATCCACGCCCCTGCGGGCAGCGTTGGCCCAACCGATCCCGATGGCGGAAGGTTCGGACCTTCGCGCTCCGTTGGCCAAAACGCTGGAACGCAACGCGCCCGGCCAAAATCCGGTCGTCGGCGTCGTACTGCTGAGCGATGGCCAACACAACTGGGGGCCGTCGCCGCTGGCGCAAGTGCCGGAATTGCTGCAGCGCAACATTCCGATTTATCCCGTGGTGGTGGGTCCGCGCAAGGCTCCATCGGATATCGCGATTTCGCAGGTGGTCGGCCCAACGGCAGTCTTTCAAGCGACGGATGCCACCATCGATACCAGCGTGTTGGTCACGAATATGCCGGCGGGGAAAATCACCGTAACCCTCACGGGGGAAACCGCTTCTGGCGAGAAGCGTGAGCCGCTCACCGAGACAATCGATCACGATGGCACGAATCGCTCGTACCCAGTTCGCTTTCGGCCACGCATGGAAGCGGCGGGCACCGAAACGCTCACCGTCACCGCGAAGCCCGAAGGCGAGTTGAAGGACGATCACCCCACGAACAACTCGCGGCAAATGCGCGTCAGCATCGCCCCGGAAAAGGCCAAAGTGCTCATTGTCGATGGCGAAGCGCGATGGGAATATCACTACCTGGCGGGTGCGTTGCAGCGGGACCCGACGATGGATATTCGCTCGGTGGTGTACCATCAGCCGCGCCTCAACAAGATTCCCGAGGCCGACTTGGAATCGCTGAATTACCCTGCGCTGAAGTTGCCCGCCGATCCGGATGCGCTGGCCAGCTACGATTGCATCATTCTGGGCGATACTCCGCCGGAAGACCTGCCGCTGGCGGATCGGATGCGGCTGGAAAAATACGTCGCCGAGAGTGGCGGCACGCTGGTGATTCTGGCCGGGAAGCGGGCGATGCCGATGGAATACCTCAAGCCGTTGCCCAATGGCGATCTCGACCCCATCGCACGGCTGCTGCCGATTCAGTCTGCCGAAATGTTCGCCCCACGAACGGGATTCCCGGTGAGCATGACCGCCGAGGGCAAACGCACGGCATTCTTGCAGATGGAACCCGATCCGGGGCAAAGTCTGGAGCGCTGGGCCAAGTTGCCGAAACAATTTTGGGGCGTGATTGGCCGCGCCAAAGACGGCGCTGTGTCGCTGGGCTACGTCGAAGGACCGGCTGGCGATGCCCCCCTTCCCGCCGGCAGCATCAACCAGCAGGAACGCGATCGCTCGTTGATGGTGCGCCAGAATTTCGGCTTCGGGCGTGTGCTGTTTGTCGGCCTGGAAAGCACGTGGCGGTGGCGATTCAAAGTCGGCGACAAATACCATCACCAATTTTGGGGCCAAGTCATTCGCTGGGCCGCATCGGATAAGCCGCTGACTGCGGGGGATCGCAACGTGCGATTCGGCAGCCGCGAGCCAGTCGTTCGCGCCGATCAGCCCGTTGAAGTGTTGGCCCGACTATCGGATCGCATCCGCAAACCGAACGACGGCGCACTGTTGGGCATGCGGCTGCTGAAAATCGACCAAGAAGGTCAGCCCGGCAAAGCGATCGGCGTGATCCCGATTGAGCCACAAACGGGCCGACCGCGCGAATTGGCCGGGGTCATGCGCGATCTCGCGCCCGGCGATTACGCCCTGGAATTGGTCGTGCCCGAACTGGCGGAACAGCTCGACCGACTCGCCGGGCCAGAAGGCAGCCCCACCAAGATGCAGGCAAAATTCCGCGTGTTGCCACCCGAAACCGCCGAATCCGCCGAACTCTCCACCAACTGGCCGCTCATGGAGAAACTCGCGCAAGATTCGGGTGGCAAACTGTTTACGCCCGAAACCGCCGATGAGTTGATCGAACTGCTCCAGACGAAAACCGCCAGCCGCGAGATCACCAGCGAACATCGCTTGTGGAATTCCTGGTGGACGTTGATCCTGGTCTTGGTATTGGTGTCTGGGGAGTGGCTGCTGCGGAAATCGGTCGGCCTGCCGTGATCGCCGCCGGAAGCGCCGCCGGGAGTGCCGATGCGCCGCCGCTGCCGACACCGCATCCGCCTTGGCTCGCATCACTCCGCCTGAGAGTCCCCGAATCGGATCGCGCCGCCAATGCGGATTCCGATTCGGCGTGACGCGATGCCAAGCGGCCAACCCATGCAGCGAAGGGGGATTGGAATGCGTTCGGTTGCCGATGTGGTGGGATATTTGCGCCAGTTTGCGCCGCTGGAATTGGCCGCCGATTGGGACAATGTCGGGCTGCTGCTCGGCGATCGTGACCAGCCGGTGACACGGATGCTCACCTGCTTGACGATCACGCCGGAAGTCGTTGCAGAATCGGTAGATACGTCGGTTTCGATGATTGTCAGCCATCATCCGATTCTCTTCAAAGGTGCGAAAAAACTCAGTTCAGATACCCCCGAGGGGCGGTTGCTGCTGCCGCTGATGCGGGCAGGTGTCGCGGTTTACAGTCCGCACACGGCGTTTGACAACGCGCCCGACGGAATCAACACGCAGCTCGCCACGCAATTGGGTGCGGTGGATCTCACCCCGCTGCGATTGAAAGAGGGGGCACGCCAATCGAAAATTGTCGTCTTTGTGCCCGAAAGCGATCTCGCACCGGTCAGCGATGCCCTGTTTGCGGCGGGCGCGGGGCAGATTGGCGAATACCGCGAATGCAGTTTTCGCACAGCCGGGACCGGCACCTTTTTCGGCAGTGCGGCGAGCAATCCGACCATCGGCCAAGCCGGTCGCCGCGAGGAAGTCAGCGAGTGGCGGCTGGAAGCGATTTGTCCCGAAGGCAAGATTGATGCCGCCATCGCAGCGATTCGCGCGGCCCATTCCTACGAAGAACCGGCATTCGATGTCTACCCGCTGCGGCCGAATCGCACCACTGGCGAAGGGCGAGTGGGGCGACTGCCCAAAGCGACAACGCTGCAAAAACTCGCCCAGAAAGTGAAGAAGGAACTGCGAGCCGGGGCCGTGCAACTCATCGGCGAACCGACGCGTCCGGTCACGCGCGTGGCGGTCGCCTGTGGCGCGGCGGGCGAATTCCTCACCGATGCCATCCGCGCCAAGG
This DNA window, taken from Tuwongella immobilis, encodes the following:
- a CDS encoding DUF58 domain-containing protein, yielding MANIRFDPTELRKYGGLTLVARTLVEGFITGVHKSPYKGFSVEFAEHRQYYPGDEIRHIDWRAYGKTDRYYIKEYEEETNLKSYLLVDASGSMAFRGAPGQPSKFEYAQYVAASLSYMMLHQMDAVGLITHDTKVRSLIPPHANTKHLLQLISTLEKTTPGDETSMGKIWHELAAHHLKRRGMVFILSDFFDNIDSLVRALQHLRHRRHEVVLLQILAPEEIEFPYSRMTQFRNLEIGANKLLVDPRRIREEYLKNFENFCTTLRRKAGDLKIDYHLLRTDQPADRALGIYLTVRNQRA
- a CDS encoding O-antigen ligase family protein, whose protein sequence is MVWLLIGYMFLFIDRPFEVWPILGDMYLERVYMLFTMAMWCIAPGKRLLPNVQHLGVIAFAGAVLITWGMSPWMEAGQVGVENWFKVLVFYVLLVTSINTEKDLRRILGGFLVVMAIYLLHSLKEFLGGRHVYRMSIARMVGVDTSMGDPNSFGSTIIYSLPIVTVFWSVTTSKLLRLGLLGYVGLCMLCILLTGSRGSLLGLIMIGGILMLRSRRIVLYGILAVLFSPVIFMALPESLQNRFHTIIDPSVGPANAIESGQGRIDGFFTGMELLAESPLVGIGPGAWRPRTRSIIESHNLYGQVAGEMGMLGIVSFFGMVLLVYHNIRTMNKLRKRYPPQSPDEEFLYRTARAVGLMFFMMLSLGMFGHNLFRYNWLWFGGILIIAHHCVLVRLKQRSMNAAPMRLPRVMPVGFPRPIGPGSGPMRAG
- a CDS encoding DUF5662 family protein is translated as MYRPEEHLENLVRHIELVREACLLLGRRLIAQGRIDLGRILIGLGHVHDASKFHGIEWQYLHVGPDAPPEKLAMAIAQHTQTNPHHPEYWGGVENMPEIYVAEMVCDWYARSQEFGTSLRDWIRSEAITRFKIDHESEQYAWIQQFLDLLLLNSFKSKEEIPRI
- a CDS encoding AAA family ATPase, with protein sequence MPSQPSSVEVQAVRDLAAAYERMTDQISKVIVGQKLVVEQLLIAMFSRGHCLLVGVPGLAKTLLVSTVSKILHLSFKRVQFTPDLMPSDITGTDILQDDPETGRRKFTFLKGPLFANMVLADEINRTPPKTQAALLEAMQEHHVTAGGNTYPLPEPFFVLATQNPIEQEGTYALPEAQLDRFMFNIRVEYPTRDEEIQIMKATTAGLKPELSPVLDGKQILLLQDMVRKISVGDHVFAYAADLVRATRPREPGVPKFVPDLVSWGAGPRACQYLILGAKARAILHGRVHATTEDIRQVAYPVLRHRVMTTFNADAEGITSDQVISRLIESIPLPQEEAAGKVRRA
- a CDS encoding CbtA family protein, whose product is MSQLSRPSQSWTGYQISIDETESTPRTFRLIAKWRFFTGLALAGAGYYAMRISPSLDGPAAIAQTPIWYAGAVAIGLGAVAVLSFLLLNHSDTDVEEIPTLKQ
- a CDS encoding NUDIX hydrolase: MHRLGAIMSAAGILFAWRGPDGWEVCLAKRSLEPDLGKWYCPGGGVKHGESPWDAATRETSEEWCNGDSVVQFFGKYLPHPGIRSLAKQHVYHSGGWSFTTYLLEVTEKFPPGMIHLNDEFLPDSAEWIAVGDLVRLHEQDLLRYNLVRAARAFGLIPPG
- a CDS encoding DUF1501 domain-containing protein is translated as MMNRRHFMSHVAGLSALAAPSASFLSGLHAQAPTMKKNHKSLIVLWMSGGPTTLDLWDPKPGHPNGGLFKPMNTAASGVQLTEHLPNVAKQMKNLALIRSLTTSEGDHMRGTQLMHTGMSPNPIVEYPQIGSVLAQQMAEQANDVPPFIAINGARLNNGGFLGMKYAPFTIQNPGSPPENIRPPKEVGEVATRMERRATLFNSLESRFQSSTGIPTDAAKAHKDVYDKALNLVVSSRKDVFSLDKEPTALQAEYGNNPFGKGCLLARKLVEAGSLCVQVELGGWDMHQNIFAALHTTGMTGRLDILDKAMGALTRDLKDRGLLESTVIMWMGEFGRTPRINQNGGRDHYPRAWSVVVGGGSIKGGQAFGATDAGGEAVKDNPVRIQDVFATVYKGLGLDPTTQVRDNLGRPMAIAGEGKPISALVG